GTTTCGGAGCGGAAGGAGATTGGAAGACTGCAGCCATGGTCAGACTTATGAAGATTATGACCGGTGGCATGAAGGACGCAAAAGGAACTTCCTTTATGGAAGATTACACATACAATCTGGTGCCAGGTAAAGAAGGAATTCTGGAAGCACATATGTTGGAGGTATGCCCGACCATTGCAGACGGCAAGATCAGTATCAAAGAACAGCCACTGAGCATGGGCGACAGGGAAGATCCGGCAAGACTTGTATTCACGGCGAAAGAAGGACCGGCAATTGCTGCTTCCCTTATTGATCTGGGAGACCGTTTCCGTCTTCTGATCAATGAAGTGGAGTGTAAAAAAACAGAAAAGCCGATGCCGAAGCTTCCGGTAGCAACTGCTTTTTGGACACCGAAACCGAATCTTAAAATCGGAGCACAGAGCTGGATTCTGGCAGGCGGCGCACATCACACTGCATTTTCTTATGATTTAAGTGCAGAGCAGATGGGCGACTGGGCAGAAGCAATGGGAATCGAGGCTGTCTACATTGACGCAGACACAACCATCCGTCAGTTGAAAAATGAACTTCGCTGGAATGAGCTTGCTTATCGCAGATAATTTCGGAAAGAAACGGAGAAAATGATATGAGTAGTAGAAAAGAATTAATAGAAAAAGGAAAAACAGTCCTTGGTATTGAATTTGGTTCTACAAGAATCAAAGCAGTACTCATTGATGAAAATCATCACCCGATTGCTTCTGGAGATCATGAGTGGGAGAATCGTCTGGAAAATGGAATATGGACCTACAGCCTTGATGATATCTGGCAGGGACTCAGGGACAGTTATCAGAAACTGGCATTTAACGTAGAAGAATCTTATGGAGTGATTTTAAAGAAAATCGGAGCGATTGGGTTCAGTGCCATGATGCATGGCTATATGGCATTTGATAAAAATGGAGAACTTCTTGTTCCATTCCGCACATGGAGAAATGGAATCACAGGGGAAGCCTCCGAGGCACTTACAGAAGCTTTTCAGTACAATATTCCTCAGAGATGGAGCATTGCTCATTTGTATCAGGCAATCTTAAATGGAGAAGACCATGTAAAGGATATTGAGTTTTTCACCACACTGGCAGGATATATTCATTGGAAATTGACGGGGCAGAAAGTACTCGGAATCGGAGATGCCTCCGGAATGTTCCCGATCGATCCGGAAACAAAACAGTATCATGCAGCCATGATCCAGAAGTTTGATCTCTTAGTTGCAGACAAGAATTATCCGTGGAAATTAAAGGATATTCTTCCGAAAATACTGGTTGCCGGGGAAAACGCAGGAATTTTGACACCGGAAGGTGCAAAACTGCTTGATCCAAGCGGTAATCTGGAAGCAGGAATTCCACTTTGTCCGCCGGAAGGTGACGCGGGAACCGGAATGGCAGCGACAAACAGTGTGGCAAAACGCACTGGAAATGTATCTGCCGGAACGTCAGTATTTGCTATGGTCGTATTGGAAAAAGAATTAAAGAAAGTCTATCCGGAAATCGACCTTGTTACGACCCCGGACGGAAGTCTGGTCGGTATGGTACATGCCAACAACTGTACTTCAGATTTAAATGCATGGGTTGGACTCTTCCGCGAATTTGCCGAAAGCTTCGGTATGGAAGTGGATATGAACCAGTTATTTGGAACTTTATATAACAAAGCACTGGAAGGAGACAAAGACTGTGGCGGACTTCTTTCCTACGGTTATCTGTCAGGAGAGAATATCACAGGCGTGACAGAAGGAAGACCACTCTTTGTCAGATCGCCTGAGAGCAGATTTAATCTTGCAAACTTTATGCGAACACACCTTTATACATCATTAGGAGCCTTAAAAGTCGGCATGGACATTTTGTTAAAGGAAGAACAGGTACAGATTGATAAGATTCTTGGGCACGGCGGGCTATTTAAAACAAAAGGTGTCGGACAGGGAATTCTGGCAGCAGCCATTGACACACCGGTATCTGTTATGGAGACCGCAGGAGAAGGCGGCCCTTGGGGCATGGCACTTCTGGCATCTTATATGTTGAACAAAGAATCAGATGAGACACTGGCACACTATCTGTCAGAGAAAGTATTTGCAGGCAATAAAGGAACTTCTATGGATCCAGATCCGGAAGATGTAAAAGGATTCGAGACATTTATCGAGAGATATAAAAAAGGAATTGCCATTGAGAAGGCAGCTCTTGAGAATCTTATAGTTTAATCGGTGGTAGTGCCCTGTACGGCTTTGAAGTATGAAATGAGATAATCAATACGAGCCGTGCAGGGGAAAAGGAGAGACAGCAATGTTAGAAGAATTAAAAAAAGAGGTCTATGAGGCCAATATGCTTCTTCCTCATTACGGACTTGTCACATTTACATGGGGAAATGTCAGCGGAATTGACCGGGAAAAAGGACTTTTTGTTATCAAGCCAAGTGGAGTAGATTATGAGAAACTGACACCAGAAGACATGGTCGTGGTAGATCTTAATGGTAATAAAATAGAGGGAGATTTAAATCCATCTTCTGATACAGCCACCCACGTTGTTCTTTATAACCGTTTCCCGAAAATCGGTGGTGTAGTACATACACACTCACCGTGGGCTACGAGCTGGGCACAGGCAGGACGGGGAATTCCGTGCTATGGAACGACTCATGCAGATTATCTGTATGGAGAAGTTCCTTGTGTGAGAAATCTTACAAAAGAAGAAATCGACGAAGCTTATGAAAAAAATACAGGAGTCCTGATTGCTGATGAATTTGCAATCCAAAATCTGGACTATATCGCAACACCGGCAGTACTCTGCAAGAATCACGGCCCATTTACATGGGGAAAGGATGCACAAGAAGCTGTACATAACGCAGTGGTACTGGAAGAAGTTGCGAAAATGGCAGCCCGTGCAGAACTGATCAATCCACAGATAAAACCAGCGCCACAGGAACTTCAGGATAAGCATTATTACAGAAAACACGGTGCAAATGCTTATTACGGTCAGCCAGGGAGATAAATGATCAGAAAATTAATTGGCAGGGAGTGAACCGGCCAGAACTTAAGGAGGAAAAGAACATGATAAATATTCCTAAAATTAAAATTGGTATTGTAGCAGTCAGCAGAGATTGCTTCCCGGAGCCATTATCAGTAAATAGAAGAAAAGCGCTGGTAGAGGCTTATAAAGCAAAATACGATGAGACAGACATTTACGAATGTCCAGTCTGTATTGTGGAGAGTGAGATTCACATGGTACAGGCGCTGGAAGATATCAAGGCAGCAGGCTGTAATGCACTTTGCGTTTACCTTGGAAACTTCGGACCGGAGATTTCCGAGACATTGCTCGCAAAACATTTCGATGGACCGAAAATGTTTGTGGCAGCTGCAGAAGAGAGCGCAGTAGATCTTCTGGACGGACGTGGCGATGCATATTGTGGTATGTTAAATGCAAGCTACAACCTGAAACTTCGCAATATTCATGCATATATTCCAGAGTATCCCGTTGGAACCGCAGAGGAATGTGCAGATATGATTCACGATTTTCTTCCGGTTGCGAGAGCCGTTGATGCATTAAATAACTTAAAAATCATCAGCTTTGGTCCAAGACCGCTCAACTTCCTTGCATGTAATGCACCAATCAAACAGCTTTACAATCTCGGAATTGAAATCGAAGAAAACTCAGAGCTGGATTTGTTTGAGGCATTTAACAAACACGCCGGAGACGAGAGAATTCCAGAAGTCGTAAAAGATATGGAATCTGAGCTCGGAGCAGGAAATAAAAAGCCGGAGATCCTTACGAAACTGGCACAGTATGAGCTGACATTATTAGACTGGATTGAGGAACACAAAGGCTACCGCAAATATGTGACAATCGCCGGAAAATGCTGGCCGGCATTCCAGACACAGTTCGGATTCGTACCATGCTATGTAAACAGCCGTCTGGCAGCAAGAGGCATTCCGGTATCCTGTGAAGTAGACATTTACGGTGCACTCAGCGAGTTCATCGGAACAGTAGTCAGCCAGGACGCAGTCACACTTCTTGATATCAATAATTCTGTGCCGAGAGATATGTACGAAAAAGACATCAAGGACAAATACGACTACACCCAGAAAGATACATTTATGGCATTCCACTGTGGAAATACAGCTTCCTGTAAGCTGAGCAGCCACGAGATGAAATACCAGAAGATCATGGCAAGAACACTTCCGGAAGAAGTAACACAGGGAACACTGGAAGGTGATCTTGTTCCAGGAGATATCACATTCTTCCGTCTCCAGAGCACCGCAGACAATATCCTCCGCGGATATATCGCACAGGGCGAGATCCTGCCGGTAGCAACACACTCTTTCGGATCTATCGGAGTATTCGCAATTCCGGAGATGGGACGCTTCTACCGCCATGTGCTAATTGAGAAGAACTTCCCACATCACGGCGCAGTAGCATTCGGTCATTACGCAAAAGCACTCTACGAAGTATTCAAATATATTGGAGTACCGGTAGACGAGATTGGATACAACCAGCCGAAAGGTGTAAGATACCCGGACGAAAATCCTTGGGGTTAGAAAATAGAGATGATGGGAGAATGGAAAGGAACTCTTGAATTGATATATATTTAATGTTAATATAGATATATCAAAAGAATAAGAAAGGTGCTACCGTTGACGGTTCGCCTGATATTAATGGGTTATGAATAACCGCTCATGTTTGTAGGACGATGGGCGGTTATTCTTCTGCTATCATTGTAATATTTTTTATACTACCACTTCTATGATTTTTTTATTACCCACTTCGATTTCTTTCAATCTTGTCTTTTGGTTCTTATTGAAACTGAAACTCAACAAATATCCCTTTTACAAATGATAGTAATCTAAATATTCAGCCAGTTGTTTTTCGCCTCTTTTGTTGTACTCATCACCTCGCCAGATTTTTAATTCTATTACATACTGTTTTCCTAAATAATCCACGATTATGTCGGTTCGAGTCTGCTCTCGGGGCTGCGCTTCTGTATAATAATTTCCTGTACCATTGATGATTGTATATCCATTCTTATCTCTTAGTATACAAAAAAATGTTGAACGACAACTGAAACTGTCATTCAACATTTTTTAAGGAGTTTTATTTATTTACATAACTCTTCTGCCAGGTTTTCAAGCTGTGTTGTGCTTTCTTCGTTCAGCGCTGACATAATCTTTACAGTAGTTTCTGTAAATGTGATTTCT
The sequence above is drawn from the Dorea formicigenerans genome and encodes:
- a CDS encoding xylulokinase, encoding MSSRKELIEKGKTVLGIEFGSTRIKAVLIDENHHPIASGDHEWENRLENGIWTYSLDDIWQGLRDSYQKLAFNVEESYGVILKKIGAIGFSAMMHGYMAFDKNGELLVPFRTWRNGITGEASEALTEAFQYNIPQRWSIAHLYQAILNGEDHVKDIEFFTTLAGYIHWKLTGQKVLGIGDASGMFPIDPETKQYHAAMIQKFDLLVADKNYPWKLKDILPKILVAGENAGILTPEGAKLLDPSGNLEAGIPLCPPEGDAGTGMAATNSVAKRTGNVSAGTSVFAMVVLEKELKKVYPEIDLVTTPDGSLVGMVHANNCTSDLNAWVGLFREFAESFGMEVDMNQLFGTLYNKALEGDKDCGGLLSYGYLSGENITGVTEGRPLFVRSPESRFNLANFMRTHLYTSLGALKVGMDILLKEEQVQIDKILGHGGLFKTKGVGQGILAAAIDTPVSVMETAGEGGPWGMALLASYMLNKESDETLAHYLSEKVFAGNKGTSMDPDPEDVKGFETFIERYKKGIAIEKAALENLIV
- a CDS encoding L-ribulose-5-phosphate 4-epimerase, with protein sequence MLEELKKEVYEANMLLPHYGLVTFTWGNVSGIDREKGLFVIKPSGVDYEKLTPEDMVVVDLNGNKIEGDLNPSSDTATHVVLYNRFPKIGGVVHTHSPWATSWAQAGRGIPCYGTTHADYLYGEVPCVRNLTKEEIDEAYEKNTGVLIADEFAIQNLDYIATPAVLCKNHGPFTWGKDAQEAVHNAVVLEEVAKMAARAELINPQIKPAPQELQDKHYYRKHGANAYYGQPGR
- a CDS encoding L-fucose/L-arabinose isomerase family protein, encoding MINIPKIKIGIVAVSRDCFPEPLSVNRRKALVEAYKAKYDETDIYECPVCIVESEIHMVQALEDIKAAGCNALCVYLGNFGPEISETLLAKHFDGPKMFVAAAEESAVDLLDGRGDAYCGMLNASYNLKLRNIHAYIPEYPVGTAEECADMIHDFLPVARAVDALNNLKIISFGPRPLNFLACNAPIKQLYNLGIEIEENSELDLFEAFNKHAGDERIPEVVKDMESELGAGNKKPEILTKLAQYELTLLDWIEEHKGYRKYVTIAGKCWPAFQTQFGFVPCYVNSRLAARGIPVSCEVDIYGALSEFIGTVVSQDAVTLLDINNSVPRDMYEKDIKDKYDYTQKDTFMAFHCGNTASCKLSSHEMKYQKIMARTLPEEVTQGTLEGDLVPGDITFFRLQSTADNILRGYIAQGEILPVATHSFGSIGVFAIPEMGRFYRHVLIEKNFPHHGAVAFGHYAKALYEVFKYIGVPVDEIGYNQPKGVRYPDENPWG